One genomic region from Streptomyces sp. M92 encodes:
- a CDS encoding antitoxin MazE7: MAGIEIDDTTADALRALADAAGLPLDAYLAQVAEEKRRERALAEGAEIFRQVTSDPETVAAFDAEYGGSAPARTAPRAA; this comes from the coding sequence ATGGCTGGCATCGAGATCGACGACACCACCGCGGACGCGCTGCGGGCCCTAGCCGACGCGGCGGGACTGCCGCTGGACGCCTACCTCGCGCAGGTCGCCGAGGAGAAGCGGCGCGAGCGCGCGCTGGCCGAGGGCGCGGAAATCTTCCGGCAGGTGACCAGCGACCCGGAAACGGTCGCTGCGTTCGACGCCGAGTACGGTGGCTCTGCGCCGGCCCGGACCGCCCCGCGGGCGGCCTGA